Proteins from a genomic interval of Saccharicrinis fermentans DSM 9555 = JCM 21142:
- the istB gene encoding IS21-like element helper ATPase IstB: protein MNNNQTIEKLRQMRLGAMADLHLQHMKNNQLTNITPDEYLALLTDQEWEYRQNSKIARLIAQADFKQKANVADINYGPSRNLDKNMFMRLASLDFLSKKENIIVSGSSGVGKSYLAQSLGHQACLMGYKVIYANTARLFTRLKLSKVDGTYLKELKKLSKANILILDDFGLQAFDNHAREALMDIIDDRYNQTSTIVSSQIPVSVWYDIIGEGTIADAILDRLVNSSHRIDLKGESLRKGYLVSE, encoded by the coding sequence ATGAACAACAATCAAACAATTGAAAAGCTCAGGCAAATGCGCCTAGGAGCTATGGCTGATTTACATCTTCAGCATATGAAAAACAATCAATTAACAAATATTACACCTGATGAATATTTGGCTCTACTTACCGATCAGGAGTGGGAATATCGGCAAAACAGTAAAATTGCAAGGCTGATTGCCCAAGCTGATTTTAAACAAAAAGCGAATGTGGCAGACATTAATTATGGTCCATCCAGAAACTTGGATAAAAACATGTTTATGCGCTTGGCATCACTTGACTTTTTAAGTAAAAAGGAAAATATAATTGTATCCGGATCTTCTGGCGTTGGGAAAAGTTACTTAGCTCAATCTCTGGGACACCAAGCTTGTTTAATGGGTTATAAGGTAATTTATGCCAATACGGCCCGATTGTTCACCAGGCTTAAATTATCTAAGGTAGATGGTACATATTTAAAGGAGCTAAAGAAGCTATCTAAGGCTAATATACTTATCCTTGATGACTTTGGATTGCAGGCCTTTGATAATCATGCCAGAGAAGCTCTAATGGACATAATAGATGATCGATATAATCAAACATCAACCATAGTATCATCACAAATACCTGTTTCTGTCTGGTACGATATTATTGGCGAAGGTACCATAGCCGATGCTATTTTAGATCGTCTGGTCAACTCATCACATCGTATAGATCTCAAAGGAGAATCTTTAAGAAAAGGATATTTAGTGAGTGAATAA
- a CDS encoding group II intron maturase-specific domain-containing protein yields the protein MEIQRGWINNFKYVNIKTKLAELDGWLRNRLRYCIWHHWKKSERKRKNLIRLGVEKGMAYAWSRSRMGGWAIAQSPILGTTITIKRLQKRGYIALASMYNEITSSLPSRDNSLLAPPIFDSP from the coding sequence ATTGAAATCCAACGAGGTTGGATTAACAACTTCAAATATGTCAACATTAAAACCAAATTGGCAGAGTTAGACGGATGGCTTCGAAACCGTCTGAGATACTGTATTTGGCACCATTGGAAAAAGTCTGAACGTAAAAGGAAAAACCTGATTCGTTTAGGTGTCGAAAAGGGTATGGCATATGCTTGGAGTCGAAGTAGAATGGGTGGTTGGGCTATTGCCCAAAGTCCAATATTAGGGACTACCATCACGATAAAAAGACTTCAGAAACGTGGCTATATTGCTTTAGCTTCCATGTACAATGAAATAACTTCTTCTTTACCTTCAAGGGATAATTCGTTATTGGCTCCGCCGATCTTCGATTCCCCAT
- a CDS encoding tyrosine-type recombinase/integrase, which yields MDVVKIGINKKVTPHMLRHSFATHLLEHGVDLRYIQTFLGHVSSTTTEIYTHVSKRSLANIKSPLDQITEYKQLNN from the coding sequence ATGGATGTTGTAAAAATAGGAATAAACAAAAAGGTGACTCCACATATGCTACGCCACTCATTTGCAACTCATTTATTAGAACATGGTGTCGACCTTAGATACATTCAAACGTTTTTAGGTCATGTATCGAGTACCACAACAGAAATTTACACACACGTAAGCAAACGATCTCTTGCAAATATAAAAAGCCCTTTAGACCAAATTACAGAATATAAACAACTCAATAACTGA
- a CDS encoding Mu transposase domain-containing protein, which translates to MGYELKDYRRAKVQKMGYVYFSPDKNYYSVPHRYIGKSTQIHYTKSTVEVFYNHERIASHQRNPAMGIYITNKNHLSSTHKAYTEWSPSYFEKKAAKHGVHVVACIQGVISNSIYPEIAYKRAMGIIQLHRTYSSERLNNACKRAVEAGAFSYKRIQNILKNNLDKEGTVEQMQASNTPHIPTHENLHGASAYK; encoded by the coding sequence TTGGGTTACGAACTTAAAGATTATCGTAGAGCCAAGGTGCAAAAGATGGGCTATGTATATTTTTCTCCCGACAAAAATTATTACAGTGTTCCGCATCGATATATTGGAAAATCAACACAGATTCATTATACAAAATCAACTGTGGAGGTCTTTTATAATCATGAACGAATAGCATCTCATCAGCGCAATCCTGCGATGGGCATTTACATTACCAACAAAAACCATTTGAGCAGTACGCACAAGGCATATACAGAATGGAGCCCTTCTTATTTTGAGAAAAAAGCCGCTAAGCATGGTGTCCATGTAGTAGCTTGCATTCAAGGTGTAATAAGTAATAGTATCTATCCTGAAATTGCCTATAAAAGGGCTATGGGCATTATTCAACTTCATCGCACCTATAGCTCCGAGAGACTCAATAATGCTTGTAAGAGAGCTGTTGAGGCAGGTGCCTTTTCCTACAAGCGCATACAAAATATCTTAAAGAATAATTTGGACAAAGAAGGTACTGTGGAGCAAATGCAAGCGTCCAATACACCACACATTCCTACACACGAAAATTTACATGGAGCTTCGGCTTATAAATAA
- a CDS encoding DUF6577 family protein, with the protein MAIITICCRYIVFVSLAINYRIIEDKKLNIEKLKERFNDTEYLLTKDIAEFYLSLDPLVKKTTINWRVYALIRKGILTRIGRGKFCFGSSKIFAPGLNRKEKVIYNKLKSEFPFVDICVWNTKILNEFMQHQPGNFQIIVEVEKEVSQSVFYFLKELNYPVFIEPTEEILEKYLPTDKEAIIIKSLVSESPLQESGNIRTITIEKLLVDIFSDSIIFSAQQGAELRTIFQEAFNKYTVNQSKMLRYASRRRKKDSFQAYLSTIQIYGSKNQDAAKL; encoded by the coding sequence ATGGCAATAATTACTATTTGCTGCCGTTATATAGTTTTTGTATCTTTGGCCATAAATTATAGAATTATCGAAGATAAAAAGTTAAATATTGAAAAACTAAAAGAAAGATTTAATGATACTGAATATCTTTTAACAAAGGATATTGCTGAATTTTATCTTTCGTTAGACCCGTTGGTAAAAAAAACAACTATTAACTGGCGAGTATATGCTTTAATTCGAAAAGGTATACTTACTCGTATTGGACGTGGCAAATTTTGTTTTGGTTCAAGCAAGATTTTTGCACCAGGATTAAACAGAAAAGAAAAGGTAATATACAACAAACTAAAGTCTGAGTTTCCATTTGTTGATATTTGTGTATGGAATACAAAAATACTAAATGAGTTTATGCAACATCAGCCCGGCAATTTTCAGATAATTGTTGAAGTTGAAAAAGAAGTAAGTCAATCTGTTTTTTATTTCCTTAAAGAATTAAATTATCCTGTCTTCATAGAACCTACAGAGGAGATATTAGAAAAGTATTTACCTACAGATAAGGAAGCAATAATAATTAAATCTTTAGTATCCGAATCACCATTACAAGAAAGTGGCAATATTAGAACAATAACTATTGAGAAATTATTGGTAGATATTTTTTCTGATTCAATTATCTTTTCAGCGCAACAAGGTGCTGAACTTAGAACCATTTTCCAAGAAGCATTTAATAAATACACTGTCAACCAAAGCAAGATGCTTCGATATGCAAGTAGGAGAAGGAAGAAAGATAGTTTTCAAGCGTATTTAAGTACAATTCAAATCTACGGCAGCAAAAACCAAGATGCTGCCAAATTATAG
- the istA gene encoding IS21 family transposase, whose amino-acid sequence MANKLDPMDLKQIITLHQDGVSNRKIESLLGISRNTINTYMKLFKACAYSFDELLLFDNIKLRELFPSHTTIDNDRYNELMQHFERINAAINHPGFTFLFHYNEYKQQAKDPYGYTQFMEHYNRKHAKIKGSMKLEHEAGYEVFIDYAGKKLHIVDKETGEQVPVEVFVAILPNSQYTYVEASMSQKREDMITSMGNALSYYGSVPKAIVSDNLKSAVTRASKYEPDVNRSFKDFARHYNCAINPTRSYAPQDKALVENAVQLAYQRIYYPIREMTFFRWKSSIWKLKNGLSIITTACLHEKEPAEKSSSNLLSEVT is encoded by the coding sequence ATGGCCAATAAACTTGATCCCATGGATTTAAAACAGATAATTACGCTTCATCAAGATGGAGTGAGCAATCGTAAGATTGAGTCATTACTCGGTATCTCACGCAATACCATTAATACATACATGAAGCTCTTCAAGGCCTGTGCCTATAGCTTTGACGAACTGCTCTTGTTCGATAATATTAAACTTAGAGAGCTATTCCCTTCTCATACGACCATTGATAATGACCGCTACAATGAACTAATGCAGCATTTTGAACGCATTAATGCAGCAATAAATCATCCAGGCTTTACTTTTCTCTTTCATTATAACGAGTATAAACAACAGGCTAAAGATCCCTATGGTTATACCCAGTTTATGGAGCATTACAATCGAAAACATGCCAAAATTAAAGGTTCTATGAAACTTGAGCATGAAGCCGGTTATGAGGTGTTTATTGATTATGCAGGTAAGAAACTTCATATTGTAGATAAAGAAACCGGAGAGCAGGTTCCTGTTGAAGTATTTGTAGCCATCTTGCCCAATAGTCAGTATACCTATGTTGAGGCTTCTATGAGCCAGAAACGAGAAGATATGATTACGAGCATGGGCAACGCATTATCGTATTATGGCAGTGTTCCAAAGGCTATTGTATCCGACAATCTCAAATCAGCAGTCACAAGAGCTAGTAAGTATGAACCTGATGTCAATCGATCCTTTAAAGATTTTGCGCGTCATTATAACTGTGCTATTAACCCTACCCGAAGTTATGCTCCGCAAGATAAGGCACTGGTCGAAAACGCCGTTCAATTGGCCTATCAACGTATTTATTATCCCATTAGAGAAATGACTTTTTTTCGTTGGAAGAGCTCAATCTGGAAATTAAAAAACGGCTTATCGATTATAACAACCGCCTGCTTGCACGAAAAGGAGCCAGCAGAAAAGAGCTCTTCCAATCTATTGAGCGAAGTTACTTAA
- a CDS encoding nucleotidyl transferase AbiEii/AbiGii toxin family protein: protein MIDKSKINIDWINQVSKQNRKADKILIEKVIRALQLLEGLVVHEIPFVFKGGTALMLHLNSSKRLSIDIDIIMPKEVEGFQALLEKIVVDQGFSRLELQHRSTNTKIKKEHYKFFYTPIHKSNKEKEYVLLDILFEEVGYKNVIEIPIQSSFVPIEGAPITVKVPCLEDMLGDKLTAFAPNTTGIPYFKKKDSMSMEIIKQLYDIGNLFDVVNDLEIIKATFLKFAETELTYRAIDGLTANDVLEDIYQTSLNIVTRGTDGKGDFEQLQLGIRRITGFIFSESFHLEKAIILASKAAYISILIREDADFIEKFDNPKLMKDWQIGEPLNNKLNKLKKSNPEAFFYWFKIYELIKQAE, encoded by the coding sequence ATGATAGATAAAAGTAAAATAAATATAGATTGGATTAATCAAGTATCCAAACAGAACCGAAAAGCTGACAAAATTTTGATTGAAAAGGTTATTCGTGCTTTGCAGTTGCTTGAAGGTCTGGTCGTACATGAAATTCCTTTTGTATTTAAAGGAGGTACGGCATTAATGCTACATCTAAATTCTTCAAAAAGGTTATCGATTGATATCGATATTATAATGCCTAAAGAAGTTGAAGGCTTTCAAGCTCTTCTTGAAAAAATAGTCGTTGACCAAGGCTTCTCAAGATTAGAGCTACAACATAGAAGTACAAATACTAAAATCAAAAAAGAACATTACAAATTTTTCTATACTCCTATACACAAGTCGAATAAGGAGAAAGAGTATGTACTCCTTGATATTCTTTTTGAAGAGGTTGGCTATAAGAATGTAATTGAGATTCCGATACAATCATCTTTTGTGCCGATTGAAGGAGCCCCAATTACTGTAAAAGTACCATGCTTAGAAGATATGCTAGGAGATAAACTCACAGCTTTTGCTCCAAATACAACAGGCATTCCATATTTCAAAAAGAAAGACAGTATGAGTATGGAAATCATTAAGCAGCTTTACGATATTGGAAATCTTTTTGATGTTGTAAATGATTTAGAAATAATTAAAGCTACCTTTTTGAAATTCGCTGAAACCGAATTGACATACAGAGCAATAGATGGGCTAACAGCGAATGATGTATTGGAAGATATTTATCAAACATCATTAAATATTGTAACAAGAGGTACTGATGGCAAAGGAGACTTTGAACAACTGCAGCTCGGAATTAGAAGAATTACCGGATTCATATTTTCTGAGAGTTTTCATCTAGAAAAAGCTATAATACTAGCATCAAAAGCGGCATATATTTCTATACTTATCAGAGAAGATGCAGATTTTATTGAAAAATTTGATAATCCCAAATTAATGAAAGATTGGCAGATTGGGGAGCCTTTGAATAACAAACTAAACAAATTGAAGAAATCGAATCCAGAAGCGTTCTTCTATTGGTTTAAAATTTACGAACTTATTAAACAGGCAGAATAA
- a CDS encoding N-6 DNA methylase has product MGRSTVHYADNKTNNALKKLHNKLRPAGTPVQRVEYIIELLLLRIFETKIKQDDDFKPLRKLFSTDYKWKNPKTGKEESNENRLFSYLPTVSNNQILSELNDNFFPFYSSIMNSARQVFEGNLPQKVQDQLVLIEEVFSNSNFTNNVNSGNLGEVISIVANDIEEARLLKTDLLGDAIESALSETGGTKDVGLFRTPDHIRQFMTGLIEPTFDDQIFDPACGTGGFLFDAFEFVMRRVDPSREWPGEKGHSELLDYFDDYFKTNKIEFPSIEQTTQFYRGGVTGIEYLGMIRKMAAINFYVRGLNPHNIEQGDSLAKYSPVTDHESKSVILANPPFGAERDQEAYPDVWQEYSKESETTILFVKLMFEQLKQGGKCAVVVSEGFNTWDQGSAKALRKMLLDEAQLKAVISLPQGLFVSKNGQGPKTSILIFEKGGKTDWTWFYKVSNDGYSMGTNRKEQKGNQLVECLSLYHEYVKKGIKPPETKNQFCIPAQWIKTLDPRIKNKIRKETRAVLAEKGKKERVKKEKELNKKVKAKKISEEEKLKELKTFDQMLENRIQNEIAKRIDKAHNYSFNLANYKSTLSESQINDWRKALKHIQPNGATTLDEVYKKLNYSKPQNVLPYLLKLNPANALEADIAREYVSNLDKSIVAEQKELYAVKEIIKSGAKYPMVKLKDYLILNTNKIKPSKTPDVNYKVLGVSNDVGIFLNEKLDATETNQSYFVVAKNEFCYNPYRINVGSIGLNTFDYDNQIISGAYLVFACKEEELNPKYLDALFNSKGFLSYVDGKANGGVRMNFKFEDMEAWEIPLPSIEEQNEIVAQIEKQKAIIEGADKVISNWSIDFEYYFSRYKFSQKALSELIIESLYGSSEKSDYQDEGYNILRIGNVGFCDFKLDDIKKSSLSEKDFNKYKLQKGDFLIVRSNGNPKLVGKCAVWNSEEQFAYASYLIRFRFKLDEVEPKYVMYFFMSPNGRELLNPQAGGGTYNISATEFQKVQIPYPKIDIQRQIIIDLDAKMEILRGLHKMKTEAEQKIEKILAEVWGVDKKEPTKTA; this is encoded by the coding sequence ATGGGAAGGTCAACAGTACATTACGCAGATAATAAAACCAATAACGCTCTAAAAAAGCTACATAATAAATTACGCCCTGCAGGAACTCCTGTTCAGCGGGTAGAATATATCATAGAATTGCTTTTGCTTCGTATTTTTGAAACAAAGATTAAACAAGACGATGATTTTAAGCCTCTTCGCAAATTATTCTCCACTGATTATAAATGGAAAAATCCGAAAACAGGAAAAGAAGAATCGAATGAAAATCGCTTATTCTCTTACTTACCAACTGTTTCAAACAATCAGATTTTATCCGAATTAAACGATAATTTCTTCCCATTCTATTCAAGCATAATGAATAGCGCAAGGCAAGTATTTGAAGGGAATCTTCCGCAAAAAGTGCAAGACCAATTGGTGTTAATTGAGGAAGTGTTTAGCAACTCAAATTTTACCAATAATGTAAATAGTGGAAACCTTGGCGAAGTCATTAGCATTGTGGCAAATGATATTGAAGAAGCTCGCTTATTGAAAACGGATTTACTAGGTGATGCCATAGAATCAGCATTAAGCGAAACAGGCGGTACGAAAGATGTTGGTCTATTTCGCACTCCAGACCATATACGACAGTTTATGACAGGCTTGATTGAGCCAACTTTTGACGACCAAATTTTTGACCCTGCTTGTGGAACGGGCGGATTTTTATTTGACGCCTTTGAATTTGTAATGCGTAGAGTTGACCCCAGCAGAGAATGGCCCGGAGAAAAAGGGCATAGTGAATTATTAGACTATTTTGATGATTACTTCAAAACCAACAAAATAGAATTTCCCAGCATTGAGCAGACTACCCAATTTTACAGAGGTGGTGTAACGGGCATTGAGTATTTGGGCATGATTCGTAAGATGGCGGCTATTAACTTTTATGTGCGTGGTTTAAACCCTCACAATATTGAACAAGGCGATTCTTTAGCAAAATACAGCCCGGTAACCGACCACGAAAGTAAATCGGTTATTCTAGCTAATCCCCCATTTGGGGCCGAGCGCGACCAGGAAGCTTATCCCGACGTGTGGCAAGAATACAGCAAAGAATCGGAAACTACTATTCTGTTTGTAAAATTGATGTTTGAACAACTGAAACAGGGTGGAAAATGTGCCGTGGTTGTTTCTGAAGGTTTTAATACCTGGGACCAGGGAAGTGCCAAAGCATTACGAAAAATGTTATTGGACGAAGCGCAATTAAAAGCTGTAATCTCTTTACCGCAAGGTTTATTTGTGAGCAAAAACGGACAAGGCCCCAAAACATCTATTTTGATTTTTGAGAAAGGTGGTAAAACAGATTGGACTTGGTTTTACAAAGTTAGTAACGATGGTTATTCAATGGGTACAAATCGTAAAGAGCAAAAAGGAAATCAGTTGGTGGAATGTTTGAGTTTATATCACGAGTATGTGAAAAAAGGAATTAAGCCACCCGAAACTAAAAATCAGTTTTGCATACCTGCCCAATGGATTAAAACACTTGACCCAAGAATAAAAAATAAAATACGTAAAGAAACCCGAGCCGTTTTAGCCGAAAAAGGCAAAAAAGAAAGAGTAAAAAAAGAAAAGGAACTCAATAAAAAAGTAAAGGCAAAAAAAATAAGCGAGGAAGAAAAGCTAAAGGAATTAAAAACCTTTGACCAAATGCTTGAAAATCGCATACAAAACGAAATAGCCAAACGTATTGATAAAGCACACAACTATTCTTTTAATCTCGCCAATTACAAAAGTACTTTAAGCGAAAGCCAAATTAACGATTGGAGAAAAGCATTAAAACACATTCAGCCCAATGGAGCAACTACTTTAGACGAGGTTTATAAAAAACTAAACTATAGCAAACCACAAAATGTCTTGCCGTATTTATTGAAACTGAATCCCGCCAATGCCTTGGAAGCAGATATTGCCCGTGAATATGTAAGCAATTTGGATAAAAGTATTGTTGCTGAGCAAAAAGAATTGTACGCGGTTAAAGAGATAATTAAAAGTGGGGCTAAATATCCGATGGTCAAGTTAAAAGATTATTTGATATTGAATACAAATAAAATAAAACCCTCAAAAACGCCCGATGTAAATTACAAAGTGCTTGGCGTAAGTAATGATGTTGGGATATTTTTAAATGAAAAATTGGATGCAACAGAAACCAATCAAAGTTATTTTGTTGTGGCTAAGAACGAATTTTGCTACAATCCTTACAGAATAAACGTTGGAAGTATTGGTTTAAATACCTTTGATTACGATAATCAGATAATTAGTGGAGCTTATTTGGTTTTTGCATGTAAAGAAGAGGAACTAAACCCTAAATATTTAGATGCACTTTTTAATAGCAAAGGTTTTCTCTCTTATGTTGACGGTAAAGCCAATGGTGGAGTTCGCATGAACTTCAAATTTGAAGATATGGAAGCATGGGAAATTCCATTACCATCCATCGAAGAACAAAATGAGATTGTTGCTCAAATAGAAAAACAAAAAGCGATTATTGAAGGGGCGGATAAAGTTATTAGTAATTGGTCAATTGATTTTGAATACTATTTTTCACGATATAAATTTTCTCAGAAAGCACTTTCAGAATTAATTATAGAATCACTATATGGTTCTTCGGAAAAGTCAGATTATCAAGATGAAGGATATAATATATTACGAATTGGGAATGTGGGGTTTTGTGATTTTAAGCTTGATGACATCAAGAAATCATCGTTGTCCGAAAAGGACTTTAATAAATATAAACTACAAAAAGGTGATTTCTTGATAGTACGTTCGAATGGCAATCCAAAACTTGTTGGAAAGTGTGCTGTATGGAATTCTGAAGAACAATTTGCTTATGCTTCATATTTGATTCGCTTTAGATTCAAGTTGGATGAAGTAGAGCCAAAATATGTAATGTATTTCTTTATGAGTCCAAACGGTCGTGAATTATTAAATCCACAAGCTGGAGGAGGAACTTATAATATTAGTGCTACGGAATTCCAAAAGGTTCAAATACCTTATCCCAAAATTGACATTCAGCGTCAAATTATAATTGATTTGGATGCTAAAATGGAAATATTAAGAGGCTTACACAAAATGAAAACAGAAGCAGAACAAAAGATAGAAAAAATATTGGCGGAGGTTTGGGGAGTTGATAAGAAAGAGCCAACAAAAACAGCTTAG
- a CDS encoding group II intron maturase-specific domain-containing protein — MKLPINRDKSGIRRPVNFQILGFGFVPIYKKGIKGKYQLVVAPKRWKSFKAKLKEVTRKTTPMSFDERISKLIEIQRGWINNFKYANIKTKLEELDGWLRNRLRYCIWHH, encoded by the coding sequence TTGAAACTCCCTATCAATAGAGACAAAAGTGGCATCAGACGACCAGTAAACTTCCAAATACTCGGCTTCGGTTTTGTACCGATCTATAAGAAAGGTATCAAGGGAAAATACCAATTGGTAGTTGCCCCAAAAAGATGGAAGAGTTTTAAAGCAAAACTTAAAGAAGTCACTCGAAAGACTACTCCAATGAGCTTTGATGAACGCATTAGTAAGTTAATTGAAATCCAACGAGGTTGGATTAACAACTTCAAATATGCCAATATCAAAACAAAACTGGAAGAGTTGGATGGCTGGCTCCGTAATCGTCTTAGATACTGCATTTGGCATCATTGA
- a CDS encoding DEAD/DEAH box helicase family protein: MGKKINEATSTDIPIIQRLVNEYGWKVGDTLLYQAIYDITDNLKADYSTLKNIRPDIVLQDMNGEIVAVIENNLDKENKDLLKLRTIVTQLLKPRFLYACSAERILFYDNAWRGLDAGEFKQVDGFMTLEEMKLKIEQQKKIASNKEITIDTSIAGGFDPTVGKERYYQLQCIRTIIENYKAGKQKMLIHMATGLGKTRTSVALAKALLSHGLCKRILFVVDRRMLAKQSVDDGFALISKEFPSSWITTSNFRSRKHANIHVIVIDTLELIHSDLPSGFYDLIIVDECHRSINVNRKLIFDHFLCPRIGMTATPRIATPKKGAEVDEEDLAIIDTYKLFGCETGEPDFQFDMDRGISEGFLAPYKPIELKSSLVTEAEENGIEFDHVLDPKEKYEIALGAEKKLKLEQLNRKFISEENCLRIAEELKKNTQYGEKVILFGVSQPHCIELAKAINQVFENDNSEKPYYAEAIISENNELNETLKAWFKKPYQKPYVVTSVDILSTGVDIPCVRYIAFASLTKSVGKYIQMVGRGTRLDPKTGKFSFTVLDFVGLCKRMEDNGKGTSKENKKVVKPGDQKPKQSGTPKPKGDYFLIDNPDPANLIQRVEIHGDSIEIKDNIPIEEAKRIFEEELKKSEEPVMTDLKEKATRSDYQPTEEEIAKLIEWLSKPNTFLDEGHLQKMYDYPEGSAWDFLLHALGKKKIPTPKERIEKNYLSYVHTYDFSDDQIIILKKIKDIFTSNIASKRNIEDKDIFGNPIYERLIGSYDEINKKFDGNFNLILTDLKSTFNIRPNA; this comes from the coding sequence ATGGGTAAAAAAATAAACGAAGCAACTTCTACAGATATTCCAATTATACAGCGTTTGGTAAACGAATATGGTTGGAAAGTTGGCGACACCCTATTGTATCAGGCAATTTATGATATAACTGACAATTTAAAGGCCGATTATTCAACACTTAAAAACATTCGTCCTGACATTGTTTTACAAGACATGAACGGTGAAATTGTTGCTGTTATTGAAAACAATTTGGACAAAGAGAACAAAGACCTTTTAAAGTTACGCACCATTGTTACCCAACTTTTAAAACCTCGCTTTTTGTATGCCTGCAGTGCCGAGCGCATTTTGTTTTACGATAATGCCTGGCGTGGTCTGGATGCCGGCGAATTTAAGCAGGTTGATGGTTTCATGACCTTGGAGGAAATGAAACTTAAAATTGAGCAGCAAAAAAAGATAGCTTCCAACAAAGAAATAACTATTGATACCAGCATTGCAGGTGGATTTGACCCTACTGTTGGAAAAGAACGATACTACCAACTACAATGCATACGCACCATTATTGAAAACTACAAAGCAGGCAAACAAAAAATGCTTATTCACATGGCAACAGGTTTAGGCAAAACCCGAACTTCCGTTGCTTTGGCAAAAGCTTTATTAAGTCATGGTTTATGTAAACGCATTTTGTTTGTAGTTGACAGGCGCATGCTTGCTAAACAATCGGTGGATGATGGCTTTGCTTTAATTAGTAAAGAATTCCCGAGCAGTTGGATAACGACTTCCAATTTCAGGTCGCGCAAACACGCCAATATTCATGTAATAGTTATCGATACACTTGAACTTATTCATAGTGATTTACCTTCAGGATTCTATGATTTAATTATTGTGGATGAATGTCACCGTAGCATAAATGTAAACCGCAAATTAATATTCGACCATTTCCTTTGTCCGAGAATTGGAATGACAGCCACTCCAAGAATCGCTACTCCTAAAAAAGGTGCAGAAGTTGACGAAGAAGATTTAGCGATAATCGATACCTACAAATTATTTGGATGTGAAACTGGCGAACCCGATTTTCAATTCGATATGGATAGAGGCATATCAGAAGGTTTTCTGGCTCCATACAAACCTATTGAGCTAAAATCATCGTTGGTTACCGAAGCCGAAGAAAATGGAATAGAATTCGACCATGTTCTTGACCCAAAAGAAAAATATGAGATTGCACTGGGTGCCGAAAAGAAACTAAAACTTGAACAACTAAACCGCAAGTTTATCTCAGAAGAGAACTGCTTGAGAATTGCTGAAGAACTAAAAAAGAATACCCAATATGGTGAGAAAGTAATCTTGTTTGGTGTTAGTCAACCTCATTGCATAGAATTAGCAAAAGCGATAAACCAAGTATTTGAAAATGACAATTCGGAAAAGCCCTATTATGCTGAAGCCATAATTTCGGAAAATAATGAACTAAATGAAACATTGAAAGCTTGGTTTAAAAAGCCATATCAAAAGCCCTATGTTGTTACCTCAGTAGATATCTTAAGCACAGGTGTTGATATTCCATGTGTCCGTTATATTGCATTTGCCTCCTTAACTAAATCGGTTGGCAAATACATACAAATGGTTGGACGAGGCACACGCCTTGACCCCAAAACAGGTAAATTTAGCTTTACTGTTCTTGATTTTGTTGGTTTATGCAAACGAATGGAGGATAACGGCAAAGGAACTTCAAAAGAAAATAAGAAAGTTGTAAAGCCAGGCGACCAAAAACCAAAACAATCAGGAACACCCAAACCGAAAGGAGATTATTTTTTAATTGATAATCCTGACCCAGCTAATTTAATTCAGCGTGTTGAAATCCATGGCGATTCTATTGAAATAAAAGATAACATTCCAATTGAAGAAGCAAAAAGGATTTTCGAAGAAGAGTTGAAAAAGTCTGAAGAACCCGTAATGACTGATTTAAAGGAAAAAGCAACAAGAAGTGATTATCAGCCAACAGAAGAGGAGATTGCAAAACTAATAGAATGGTTAAGTAAACCTAATACATTCTTGGATGAAGGACATTTACAGAAAATGTATGATTATCCGGAAGGGTCAGCGTGGGACTTTTTATTGCACGCTTTGGGCAAAAAGAAAATTCCAACTCCAAAAGAACGAATTGAAAAGAATTATCTTTCTTATGTTCATACTTATGATTTCTCAGACGACCAGATTATAATCCTAAAAAAGATTAAGGATATTTTCACATCCAATATTGCTTCAAAAAGAAATATAGAAGATAAAGACATATTTGGCAATCCGATTTATGAAAGATTAATTGGCTCATATGATGAAATCAATAAAAAGTTCGATGGAAACTTCAACTTGATTTTAACAGATTTGAAAAGCACATTTAATATCAGACCAAATGCATAG